In one Fodinicola acaciae genomic region, the following are encoded:
- a CDS encoding MauE/DoxX family redox-associated membrane protein — protein MLAIANAGVLSMFLQAGAAKIVRPGISAKALAEVLPLRAESLRWLTKLTAVAELATVLAVVLPPVRPAGLVLAGTLGLLFAVLGLAGLVTGSSEPCGCFGTQNGKPLGMANVLTGLVFVVVSAVSLWMGAYDETFVATTALLTTVFSAGWLMWANRGHLLRIIDNVRNREEPAG, from the coding sequence GTGTTGGCAATCGCCAACGCAGGCGTCCTCAGCATGTTCCTGCAGGCTGGGGCCGCCAAAATCGTACGACCGGGGATTAGCGCTAAAGCGCTGGCCGAGGTGCTGCCGCTGCGGGCCGAGTCGTTGCGCTGGCTGACAAAACTGACCGCCGTCGCGGAGCTGGCCACCGTGCTCGCGGTCGTGTTGCCGCCGGTCAGGCCGGCCGGGCTGGTGCTCGCCGGCACGCTGGGCCTGTTGTTTGCCGTGCTCGGGCTGGCCGGTCTGGTCACCGGAAGCAGCGAGCCCTGCGGTTGTTTCGGTACGCAGAACGGAAAACCGCTGGGCATGGCAAACGTCCTCACCGGCTTGGTGTTCGTCGTCGTGTCGGCCGTCAGCCTGTGGATGGGCGCGTACGACGAAACTTTCGTGGCGACGACAGCACTGTTGACCACGGTGTTTTCCGCGGGATGGCTGATGTGGGCCAATCGCGGACACCTGCTGCGCATTATTGACAACGTTCGCAATCGAGAGGAGCCGGCCGGATGA
- a CDS encoding trypsin-like serine peptidase gives MLRRHWRSGAVLAASTLVACGLFAPAPASADSGIAHPQAVTNAQAEKVSAYWTPARMRAAIPMDQLLARTTKKISGKVAAGRPATVRPTAVGGVVQPQAFPSGGGAWTGGGAVVHTAGRVFFVYNDAGTPRNASCSGNAVTSGNKSVVITAGHCVKLGGNFHTKWTFVPAYNNGNAPYGTWSARATMSTPQWVASEDINYDVGAAVVNQLNGKSLTDVVGGQGVAFNQAKNAAMYAFGWPAADPYDGTKMIYCSGNTFNALISDGIGMTCDMTGGASGGPWFRSFNESTGTGLLNSVNSYKINLVSIWMFGPYFGADAQNLYNKAQAA, from the coding sequence ATGTTGCGAAGACACTGGCGAAGCGGTGCGGTGCTCGCGGCGAGCACGTTGGTGGCGTGCGGACTGTTCGCGCCGGCGCCGGCGTCGGCGGACTCGGGGATCGCGCACCCCCAGGCGGTGACCAACGCGCAGGCCGAGAAGGTCTCCGCCTACTGGACGCCGGCGCGGATGCGTGCCGCCATCCCGATGGACCAGTTGCTGGCGCGTACGACCAAGAAGATCAGCGGCAAGGTCGCGGCCGGCCGGCCGGCGACCGTACGGCCGACCGCGGTTGGTGGCGTGGTCCAACCGCAGGCGTTCCCGTCCGGTGGCGGCGCGTGGACCGGTGGCGGCGCGGTGGTGCACACCGCCGGCCGGGTTTTCTTCGTCTACAACGACGCCGGCACTCCGCGTAACGCGTCGTGCAGCGGCAACGCGGTGACCAGCGGCAACAAGAGCGTGGTCATCACCGCCGGGCACTGCGTCAAGCTCGGCGGCAACTTCCACACCAAGTGGACCTTCGTTCCGGCCTACAACAACGGAAACGCGCCCTACGGCACCTGGTCGGCGCGGGCCACGATGTCGACGCCGCAGTGGGTCGCCAGCGAGGACATCAACTACGACGTCGGCGCCGCCGTGGTCAACCAGCTCAACGGCAAGTCGCTGACCGACGTGGTCGGTGGCCAGGGTGTGGCCTTCAACCAGGCAAAAAACGCGGCGATGTACGCGTTTGGCTGGCCGGCGGCCGACCCGTACGACGGCACCAAGATGATCTACTGCAGCGGCAACACGTTCAACGCGCTGATCAGCGACGGCATCGGCATGACCTGTGACATGACCGGTGGCGCGAGTGGTGGTCCGTGGTTCCGGAGCTTCAACGAGTCGACCGGCACCGGGCTGCTCAACTCGGTGAACAGCTACAAGATCAACCTGGTCTCCATCTGGATGTTCGGACCGTATTTCGGTGCGGACGCTCAGAATCTCTACAACAAGGCGCAGGCCGCCTGA
- a CDS encoding discoidin domain-containing protein, which produces MRVRAAMAAVLVVALAGCAASKVDPKASVDLHGSLFQPGGAAASGLQVGLFRTPDPAEVLTVGLTAGSALLTCLSDNGLPICKTLQQQRTDGNGVYHFRMRGDDVRGFFGEASGFSLAARLSGPSGPGLETDFQIQRTDLRMPDLTFWRPSRLYAATDGTLIWSRLTGSRSYFAEFTAGDAQVWRQPASPGDSVDPRALEDVRADFRVSTTMSTNGPDTSFDTTYRSQAIAAPAGPGAPESRGAACFVQGEKAPVRLDPCPVTNGRFDDNITVQKCESGGTSSAPPCRANTAVWIDLGASRPVGTVFARGISIAQVSVSTSDDGVHWTQRKTVRPESGFEKITLDEPVNARYVRLSGPDATSQIVALTEFSVWPTVS; this is translated from the coding sequence ATGCGCGTACGTGCCGCGATGGCCGCGGTTTTGGTGGTGGCACTGGCCGGTTGTGCGGCCAGCAAGGTCGACCCGAAGGCATCCGTCGACCTGCACGGCAGCCTGTTCCAGCCTGGCGGCGCGGCGGCGAGCGGCCTGCAGGTCGGCCTGTTCCGTACGCCCGACCCGGCCGAGGTGCTGACCGTCGGCCTGACCGCCGGCTCGGCCCTGCTGACCTGCCTCAGCGACAACGGCCTGCCGATCTGCAAGACACTCCAGCAGCAGCGTACGGACGGCAACGGCGTCTATCACTTCCGCATGCGCGGCGACGACGTACGCGGATTCTTCGGTGAGGCAAGCGGATTCTCGCTGGCCGCCAGGTTGTCCGGGCCGTCCGGGCCAGGCCTGGAGACCGACTTCCAGATCCAGCGTACGGACCTGCGGATGCCGGATCTGACCTTCTGGCGACCGAGCCGGTTGTACGCCGCCACCGACGGCACCCTCATCTGGTCGCGGTTGACCGGCAGCCGGTCGTACTTCGCCGAGTTCACCGCCGGTGACGCGCAGGTGTGGCGCCAGCCGGCGTCGCCGGGCGACAGTGTCGATCCGCGAGCGTTGGAGGACGTACGCGCGGATTTCCGTGTCTCCACGACGATGTCGACGAATGGTCCGGACACCAGCTTCGACACGACGTACCGGTCGCAGGCCATCGCCGCGCCGGCGGGTCCGGGCGCGCCGGAGTCGCGCGGTGCGGCGTGTTTCGTGCAGGGGGAGAAGGCGCCGGTGCGGCTGGATCCGTGCCCGGTCACCAACGGCCGCTTCGACGACAACATCACCGTGCAGAAATGCGAGAGCGGCGGCACGTCGAGCGCGCCGCCATGCCGGGCCAACACCGCCGTGTGGATCGATCTCGGCGCGTCGCGACCGGTGGGCACGGTGTTCGCGCGCGGCATCTCAATCGCTCAAGTCTCGGTGTCGACAAGCGACGACGGTGTGCACTGGACGCAGCGCAAGACCGTACGACCGGAGAGCGGCTTCGAGAAGATCACACTCGACGAGCCGGTCAATGCGCGTTATGTCCGGTTGTCCGGGCCGGATGCGACCAGCCAAATCGTCGCATTGACAGAATTTTCGGTTTGGCCGACCGTTTCCTGA